The nucleotide sequence TGGAGCAATTTTACTAGATAAACCGGAAGGTCACTGGTTCATTGATGCTTCTCTTCTTCTGGGAGTGAGCGCCAACAATACTCAGACAGATCTGAACCAGCCTGAGCTGAATGAAATGACCACAAAATCGGGACTTGAAAACCCGGCAGGGGGTGTCTCTATTAATATTCGTTACGATTTAAATCCGCACTGGGGTATTACGGTTGTGCCTGAATTCTATTATTCATGGGGAGAAACAGATAATATCTCTGACAAAATAAATCCTATGACACACTTTTTTAATAATAATCTCACAGAAGACTTTTCCAATAGCTATGGCAGGATCGGTCTTTTAGCATCATACTCTGTAAAGCGCTTCACAGTTTCAGCAGGTCCAGGATTCTATTATGCACAAATGAAGAAATCATACAAAATTCAACGTTCCGATCCTGAAACAGGAAATGAATTCTATGATGAAATAAAATCAACACTGATTTCCAGATCCTTCATTGACGGTTGCCTTAAAGCCGACTGGACATTCATCAACCCGCTAACTCTTTCTGTGCAGGTTGCTGCAGGAAAAGACCTGATTATTAATACCGGAATAAGATATAACTTTTAAACTGACAAACCATGATACCTTATACCATGAAAATAAATAAATTAAGGGCATTAATTATAAGCACATTACTCCTCATATCATTGATTTCCAGGGCACAGTACGAATGCAACCTGAATCCCGATACGGTTTTCAAAGACAGTCACACCTACTGGTGGTCACATGACGAAACTGTACTCTATGGGTACCAGGGCGAAATATTCCTGATCACCCTGAAGGATCTGTATACAGGCAAGGTACCCTATGTCTATAAAATTGATCACCATGGATATCTCT is from Bacteroidota bacterium and encodes:
- a CDS encoding autotransporter domain-containing protein; this encodes MKRLLFINLILLNAAFLQAQDTGSSLPEKQRRFHAGISYSFFSTSLDITSFSAHSVWYGKDLGTFTADDEEIDRINNVRSDINQQNMLTIQVGAILLDKPEGHWFIDASLLLGVSANNTQTDLNQPELNEMTTKSGLENPAGGVSINIRYDLNPHWGITVVPEFYYSWGETDNISDKINPMTHFFNNNLTEDFSNSYGRIGLLASYSVKRFTVSAGPGFYYAQMKKSYKIQRSDPETGNEFYDEIKSTLISRSFIDGCLKADWTFINPLTLSVQVAAGKDLIINTGIRYNF